TGATTGAAAAACAAAATGATAGTTGGCTAACTAAAGTTATTATCGATTAGCATAATTTCCTGCAATCCCGAAGTTTCGGGACAAAACCTTGCAGGTATAAATAACTTAAAACATAAAATACCTACAAGGTTTTGGAAACCTTGCAGGAATGAAAAAACGATATTAAAATGAACAGAATAACTCAAAAATTACAAGAAGATAAAAAGATCCTTTCGATCTATTTTTCTGCAGGATATCCAAACTTAAATGATACGGTGCAGATTATTCAGGATTTAGAAAAAAACGGAGTTGACTTAATCGAAATCGGACTTCCTTTCAGTGATCCTTTGGCAGATGGACCAACTATTCAAGCGAGTTCTACGGCTGCGCTTCATAACGGAATGACCACTCAGATTCTTTTTGATCAACTGCAGAACATCCGCGAAAGCGTAAAAATTCCGCTGATTATTATGGGATATTTTAATCCGATGTTACAATACGGCGTTGAAGCTTTTTGTAAAAAATGTGCTGAAATTGGAATTGACGGTTTAATTATTCCTGATCTTCCAGTTGATGTTTATGCAGATGAATACAAAGCAATTTTCGAAAAATACGGATTAATTAATGTGTTTTTGATTACACCTCAAACTTCAGACGAAAGAATTCGTTTTATCGACAGCGTTTCAAACGGATTTATTTATATGGTAAGTTCTGCAAGCGTTACAGGATCTCAATCTGGTTTTGGAAACACTCAGGAAACTTATTTCGAAAGAATTGCTGCAATGAATTTGAAAAATCCTCAAATTGTTGGATTCGGAATTTCGAATAAAGAAACTTTCAATCAAGCAACAAAATATGCAAAAGGTGCTATTATTGGAAGCGCTTTTATCAAACATTTAAGCGAAAGCGGCAGTGGAAAAATTGAGGAATTTGTTGGAGAGATTCGATAGTTAAATTCAAAACTAATGAAATATTTTAAAGGTTTTATACTTATAACACTACTTTTTTTACTTGTAAGTTGTGATTTACAATATAAAACTTCAGAGCTTTTCGTTCAAAAGATTGAAAATTCCTCAAAAGTTATTTATAAATATGATGCTTGGGGAGGACGAGATTCATACAAATTTGGATATGTTATTCTAGATTCAACGGATGTATTTGAAATAAACAATGTTGAATCATTACCATTTCAATATTTTGAAACCGTTCCAACAATCAGAAATATCTCAGGTGTCATTTGCGAAAAACATGATGACCAAATAGCTTCAAACAAAATCTTTATTCCTTTAGAAATTAAAAATTTTGAAGACCAAGGAATTAAAATTAAAACTAAGATTTATCAAAATGAAGGCTTTTCACTAAGAAATCAAGGTTATAAACAATATCAGTTTGAAACATTTAAAGAATCTCGCGACAGCATTTTCTTTTACAATTTAAATGATATTAAGAGTTTAGAACCTGAACATTTAAATCTTTTAAAGTTCAAAAAAACAAATATCTTTATCAGGACTAAAACTCCTAATACTGTTTCTAACATATCGATCGAAGATTTAAAACTTTCATCAAAAAATGAAATTATTTCTAATATTCGATATGACCTTACACCAAAAAATAAAACTAGTATTGGATCATTTTCTAATGTTGGCATTTTTAAGGATGTGAAATTATCAAAAGAATTAAATTGAAAACAAAAAGCCTGAAGACCATATTTTCAGGCTTTTTTATTCGCTAAAATCAAATTGAAAACGAAAAAATATCGAAACCGTTTTATGTTAATATTATGTTAAAATAAAATTAAACAAGCGTTTAAATTAAACAACTGTTTAATTTTACATCCGATTAGAAACAATACCATGTCACAGATCGAATTAAACGACAAAAAAATTCAGATTCTTAATGTTGCTGAAAAGCTGTTTTCTGAGAAAGGATTTGAAGGGACATCTATACGGGACATCTCCAAAGAGGCAAAAATTAATATTGCAATGGTCTCGTATTACTTTGGTTCAAAAGAAAGACTGCTGGAAGCTTTAATTTTCCACAAAACGGTTGATTTAAAATTACAACTCGAAAATTTATTGCAAGAAAACATTGAACCACTTGAAAAAGTCAATAAATTAATCGAAATTTACATTAACAGAATCTGCCTTAACAAAGGGATTTACAGGGTTTTACATTTTGAACTTTACAATAAAAAGAGAGAAAAAAGCCTTCAGGCTTTTACTGAACTTAAAAAAGGAAATTTAAAGTCAGTGGAGAGCATTATCAAACAAGGCCAATCTCAGGGAGTTTTTAGAAAAGATATTAATATCCAGCTCATTACTCCAACCATTATTGGAACCTTTTTTCACTTTCACATGAATCGCTCTTTCTTCGAAGAATTATTTGATTTACAAACAGAAGAAATGTTTAACAATTACATTAAAAACGATCTTACAAAGCACATTCAACAAACTATAAAAGCGCTACTTGTTTATGAAAATTAGTCAATTAATGCTCTTTGGAGTATTCTTTATCGGAATATCTTCAGTAGAAGCACAAGAAAAAACAAGTTTAACTTTAGATGAAGCCGTAAAAATGGCCTGGGAAAAGAGTAACGAAGTTACGCTTGCCAACACTAAGGTAAACACCAAAAAACACGAGTTAACAGCCGTAAAAAACAATCAGTATCCTGATCTTAAAATTTCTGGACAATATCAGCGCCTTACAAAAGCTTCGATTGACATGCACAACGAAGGCGAAAACGCTGCTACTCTAGCTTCTCCAGATCGTGCGATGCTTGGAATGGCCAATTTAAGCTTGCCAATTTTTGCAGGTTTTAAAATTCAAAGCAGTATTGATGCTTACGACAGCATGTACGAAGCTGAAACAGCTAACGCTGCAAAAACAAAAGAGGATGTTGCTTTAAAAGTAATTACTTATTACACTGCTTTGTACAAAGCACAAAAAACTTTAGATGTTTTAAACGAAAATCAAAAAAGTGCCAAACAGCGTGTCACTGACTTTAAAGAATTAGAGAAAAACGGAATTATTCCAAGAAATGATTTATTGAAAGCGCAGTTATTAGTTTCAAAAACACAATTATCTATTGATGAAGCTACTAACAACTTAAACAATATCAATTTCTACCTGACAACTTTATTGAAAATGGCTCCTGAAACTAAACTTCAGGTAAATGAAGATGATTTCTTTAATTTAAAAACAAGCAATGCTCCAACAACAGATGCATTGGCATTGGAAAGCAGAAAAGATTTAGAAGCAATTCGTTTACAATCTAAAGCTTCTGAGGCAAATGTTAAGATTGCAAAATCAGGTTATTACCCAACTCTTTCATTACTTGGAGGTTATACTGCTTTAGATTTAAAAGATATCATTACAGTAAAGTATGCAATGAATTTTGGTTTAGGTTTATCGTATGATTTATCTGGAATCTTAAAAAACAGTGCTCACGTAAAAGAAGCGGAAAGTAGAGCTTTGGAAGTAAAAAATACCGAAGCAATCATGACTGACCGTATTAAAGTTGAAGTTCAGAAATCTCTTGAAGATTATGACTTAGCAATCAACCAAAGTGTAGTGTATGAAGAAGCGCTTCAGCAAGCAGCAGAAAACTACAGATTAGTAAAAGATAAATTTGACAATGGTTTAGCAGATACCAATGACTTGGTTGAAGCTGATGTAGAACAGTTAAGTGCAAAAATCAACACGGCTGTAGCAAAAGCAACCATTATTCAAAAATATTACGAATTACTTTCAGTATCAGGACAATTATCACAATCATTCAATCTTTCAAAAATATAATCGATAGCTCTCATGGAAAAGAAAAAGACAAATAAAAAATTCATCATCATACTAGCCGTTTTGGTTTTAGTGGGAGGAACTTACGGAATATCAAAATACTTACACGCACAAGCTCACGAAGAAACAGATGATGCTCAAATCGAGAAAAGAATGAATCCGATTATCCCGAGAGTTTCTGGATATATCAGTAAAGTTTATGTGAAAGATAATGATTATGTGAAAAAAGGAGATACTTTATTTACTATCGACAAGAGAGATTATCAATTAAAGATTGATGAAGCTAACGCAGCATTATTGGGAGCTGAAGGACAATTTGAAGCAGCTAAAGCGGATATTGGAAGTGCTTACGCAAGTATCAATGTATCTGATGCTCAAATGAGATCTGCAAGTGGTTCTATCGAAAGTGCAAAGATTAGATTGAGACAGCTTACAAACGATTATAACCGTTACAATAACTTGTACAAAACTCATACTATTACAAAACAACAATATGAGCAGGCTTTAACTGCAAAAGAAGAAGCTGAAAACCAAGTACGTGTTTTAGAACAGCAGCAAAAAGCTACTTCATACCAAAAATCGGTTATTCAATCAAAATCTAAAGTTTCTGATAAACAGACTGAGGTTGCTGCAGCAAATATCAAAAAAGCAAAAACAATGTTGGATGTTGCTCATTTAAATCTTTCTTACACTGTGGTAACAGCTGCAATTGATGGTCAGGTTTCTAAAGTAGATATTCAGCCAGGACAATTGGTGCAACCAGGACAATCTTTATTCTATATCATCAACAACAATGAGGCTTGGGTTGTAGCTAACTTTAAAGAAACTCAATTAAACAAAATGGTTGTGGGACAAAAAGTAGGCTTAAAAGTAGATGCTTATCCAAATTATGAATTTAAAGGAACTGTATCATCTTTCTCTCCTGCAACAGGATCTCGTTTTTCATTATTACCTCCTGATAACGCAACAGGAAACTTCGTAAAAACAATTCAGAGATTACCAGTAAAAATCACGATCGACGAATCTAACGATCCTGAAAAAGTAAAACTTTTAAGACCAGGAATGAACGTTGACGTTGATGTACATTTAAAATAAAACATGGCAGGAACAGTACAAGCAGACGACGATTTAGTAGAATACGGTTTCAGACGTGTTGTTATTACGATTACAGCGGTACTTTGTGCACTGCTGGAAATTGTTGACACAACGATTGTAAACGTAGCGCTGACAGACATGCGCGGAAGTCTTGGTGCTACCTTGACTGATGTGGCATGGGTAATTACAGCATACGCAATTGCGAATGTTATTGTAATTCCGATGACGAGCTGGCTATCACAGCAATTTGGAAGACGTAACTATTTTGTGGCTTCCATTATAGTATTTACGGTCTGTTCTTTTTTGTGTGGTAATGCCACCAATATTTGGGAACTTGTAGCCTTCCGATTCGTACAAGGTATGGGTGGTGGAGCGCTATTGGTTACAGCCCAAACGATTATTACAGAAAGTTACCCTGTAGCAAAACGTGGAATGGCACAGGCTATTTATGGAATGGGTGTAATTGTTGGGCCAACTTTAGGGCCGCCTTTGGGAGGATATTTAGTAGATAATTATTCTTGGCCTTATATTTTCTATATCAATATTCCATTAGGAATTATTGCTACCATTTTGGCTTTAACTTTTGTTAGAAGTCCAAAATATGGAGAAAAATTAAAAGCTAACCAGGTTGACTGGTGGGGAATTATCTTGCTGAGTACTTTTATTGGTTCTTTACAATTCGTACTGGAACACGGACAACAAGATGACTGGTTTAATGATTCATTAATTGTAACCTTAAGTGTTGTTACAGTCTTAGGATTAGTTCTTTTTATTTGGAGAGAGCTAACATACAAATATCCAATTGTGAACTTAAGCGTTTTGAAAGATGGAAACTTAAGAATTGGTACTATAATGTGTTTTATCTTAGGTTTTGGTTTGTATGGATCAACTTTAATTATCCCAATTTATACACAGTCAATATTAGGATGGACAGCGACTGATGCAGGATTATTATTGATTCCTGGATCTATTACCACAGCGATTATGATGCCTTTTGTTGGGAACATGATTCAGAAAGGTGTTCCGCAGGGATATATGGTTGGAGTTGGATTTTTAATTTTCTTCTTCTTTACTTTTATGATGTACAGCCGTATGACACCTGACACAGGAGTTGAACATATGTATTGGCCTTTAATTTTAAGAGGAGTTGGTTTAGGATTGCTTTTCGTTCCTATTACCACACTTTCACTTTCAACATTAAAAGGAAAACAAATTGGAGAAGGTGCTGCATTTACGGGAATGATGCGCCAGTTAGGAGGATCATTCGGTATTGCGATTATTACCACTTTTATCACACGTTTCAGTCAATCACACAGAGTTGATTTGATTAATAATCTTGATCCAGCCAAATTTGAAGTACAGCAGCGAATTGCAGGAATGCAGCATGCGTTTATGGCAAAAGGATACAGCGCTGATGTGGCGCTTAAAAAAGCGTATCAAGCTATCGAAATGTCAGTCATGAAACAAAGTACTGTAATGGCTTATATGGATATTTTCCTTTATTTAGGAATTATGTTTTTATGTTGCATACCGATTATTCTCTTTATCAAAAAAGGGAAGAACAAAATTAGTGCAGCCGACGCAATGCATTAATAATAATTTTATAATACACAGAAACGCCGAATTCTAAATGATGAATTCGGCGTTTGTTTTTTTGGAAGCTTTTTTTTAACCGCAAAGAGCGCAAAGAATTTTATTTTTGAAAAGCGTAAAAAACGCAAAGTTCGCAAAGCTTTGTGATAAAAACTTTGCGAACTTTGCGTAAATCTTTGTGTCTTTGCGGTTAAAAAACTTAGAATCTTAGCATCTTAGAACCTTAGCATCTAAAAAAAAATTATCTTGTAAAAACCAAATGGTTTCCTTTTGAAAGATTGGCATCGAACTGATATCCTTCGTAATTAAATCCTTTTAAATCATCAATTGTTTCTGCGTTGGTATCAATGATATAACGAACCATCATCCCTCTCGCTTTTTTGGCAAAAAAACTGATCATTTTTAGTTTTCCATCTTTGTAATCTTTAAAGTCAGGAGTAATTACAGAAACTTTTAGAGCTTTTACATCAACTGCAGAAAAATATTCGTTACTCGCTAAATTCACGAATAGTTCGTCTTTTTTCAATTCTTTGTTTAAAGCTTTTGTTACTGTTGGTTTCCAAAATTCGTGCAGGTTTTTAGATTCGCCGACAGGCATTTTTGTTCCCATTTCCAGACGATAGGCCTGCATTAAATCTAAAGGTTTTAAAAGACCATAAAGTCCAGATAAAATTCTCAATTTATCCTGAAGAGCATCTAATTTTTCTAACGGAATCGAATATGCATTTAAACCTGTATACACATCGCCATCAAAAGTATATACTGCCGGACGTGCATTTTCTGGAGTAAAAGGCGTTTTCCAATCCTGATTACGTTTCCAGTTTAAATCGGCTAGTTTGTCTGAGATTGACATTAGTTCTGATAATTCAGAAGGCTTTTTTTGTTTTACTACTTTATGAACCACTCTGGCTTCTTTTAAGAATGAAGGTTCTGTATATTGAGATGTTGGTAATTCTTTTTCGAAATTCAATGATTTCGCTGGAGATATAACAATTTTCATGTGTGCTTTTTTCTATGATTCAAAAATACAAATTGCAATTTTAAAAATTGATTATCGTAATTGATTTGTTTTATTGTTGTATAAATGTTTTTTTAACCACAAATTACACAAATTATTGTTTTGCGTAAATTCTTATATTTTTTTTGCCACAGATTACAGGATTTAAAGGATTAAAAAAATCTGTGCAAATCTTTTTAATCTGTGGCAGAAAAAAATTCGTGCAAATTCGTGAAATTCGTGGCAGCTCTT
This portion of the Flavobacterium panacagri genome encodes:
- the yaaA gene encoding peroxide stress protein YaaA, translated to MKIVISPAKSLNFEKELPTSQYTEPSFLKEARVVHKVVKQKKPSELSELMSISDKLADLNWKRNQDWKTPFTPENARPAVYTFDGDVYTGLNAYSIPLEKLDALQDKLRILSGLYGLLKPLDLMQAYRLEMGTKMPVGESKNLHEFWKPTVTKALNKELKKDELFVNLASNEYFSAVDVKALKVSVITPDFKDYKDGKLKMISFFAKKARGMMVRYIIDTNAETIDDLKGFNYEGYQFDANLSKGNHLVFTR
- a CDS encoding MDR family MFS transporter, with protein sequence MAGTVQADDDLVEYGFRRVVITITAVLCALLEIVDTTIVNVALTDMRGSLGATLTDVAWVITAYAIANVIVIPMTSWLSQQFGRRNYFVASIIVFTVCSFLCGNATNIWELVAFRFVQGMGGGALLVTAQTIITESYPVAKRGMAQAIYGMGVIVGPTLGPPLGGYLVDNYSWPYIFYINIPLGIIATILALTFVRSPKYGEKLKANQVDWWGIILLSTFIGSLQFVLEHGQQDDWFNDSLIVTLSVVTVLGLVLFIWRELTYKYPIVNLSVLKDGNLRIGTIMCFILGFGLYGSTLIIPIYTQSILGWTATDAGLLLIPGSITTAIMMPFVGNMIQKGVPQGYMVGVGFLIFFFFTFMMYSRMTPDTGVEHMYWPLILRGVGLGLLFVPITTLSLSTLKGKQIGEGAAFTGMMRQLGGSFGIAIITTFITRFSQSHRVDLINNLDPAKFEVQQRIAGMQHAFMAKGYSADVALKKAYQAIEMSVMKQSTVMAYMDIFLYLGIMFLCCIPIILFIKKGKNKISAADAMH
- the trpA gene encoding tryptophan synthase subunit alpha, whose translation is MNRITQKLQEDKKILSIYFSAGYPNLNDTVQIIQDLEKNGVDLIEIGLPFSDPLADGPTIQASSTAALHNGMTTQILFDQLQNIRESVKIPLIIMGYFNPMLQYGVEAFCKKCAEIGIDGLIIPDLPVDVYADEYKAIFEKYGLINVFLITPQTSDERIRFIDSVSNGFIYMVSSASVTGSQSGFGNTQETYFERIAAMNLKNPQIVGFGISNKETFNQATKYAKGAIIGSAFIKHLSESGSGKIEEFVGEIR
- a CDS encoding HlyD family secretion protein, producing MEKKKTNKKFIIILAVLVLVGGTYGISKYLHAQAHEETDDAQIEKRMNPIIPRVSGYISKVYVKDNDYVKKGDTLFTIDKRDYQLKIDEANAALLGAEGQFEAAKADIGSAYASINVSDAQMRSASGSIESAKIRLRQLTNDYNRYNNLYKTHTITKQQYEQALTAKEEAENQVRVLEQQQKATSYQKSVIQSKSKVSDKQTEVAAANIKKAKTMLDVAHLNLSYTVVTAAIDGQVSKVDIQPGQLVQPGQSLFYIINNNEAWVVANFKETQLNKMVVGQKVGLKVDAYPNYEFKGTVSSFSPATGSRFSLLPPDNATGNFVKTIQRLPVKITIDESNDPEKVKLLRPGMNVDVDVHLK
- a CDS encoding TolC family protein, which codes for MKISQLMLFGVFFIGISSVEAQEKTSLTLDEAVKMAWEKSNEVTLANTKVNTKKHELTAVKNNQYPDLKISGQYQRLTKASIDMHNEGENAATLASPDRAMLGMANLSLPIFAGFKIQSSIDAYDSMYEAETANAAKTKEDVALKVITYYTALYKAQKTLDVLNENQKSAKQRVTDFKELEKNGIIPRNDLLKAQLLVSKTQLSIDEATNNLNNINFYLTTLLKMAPETKLQVNEDDFFNLKTSNAPTTDALALESRKDLEAIRLQSKASEANVKIAKSGYYPTLSLLGGYTALDLKDIITVKYAMNFGLGLSYDLSGILKNSAHVKEAESRALEVKNTEAIMTDRIKVEVQKSLEDYDLAINQSVVYEEALQQAAENYRLVKDKFDNGLADTNDLVEADVEQLSAKINTAVAKATIIQKYYELLSVSGQLSQSFNLSKI
- a CDS encoding TetR/AcrR family transcriptional regulator, producing the protein MSQIELNDKKIQILNVAEKLFSEKGFEGTSIRDISKEAKINIAMVSYYFGSKERLLEALIFHKTVDLKLQLENLLQENIEPLEKVNKLIEIYINRICLNKGIYRVLHFELYNKKREKSLQAFTELKKGNLKSVESIIKQGQSQGVFRKDINIQLITPTIIGTFFHFHMNRSFFEELFDLQTEEMFNNYIKNDLTKHIQQTIKALLVYEN